The Marivirga tractuosa DSM 4126 genome contains the following window.
GTCTTTAATCCTCTTGTCTTTTTAAGTTTGTAGATCACGTATAAGAACCAAACTGCCATCAGAAGAACTCCTGACTTAAAGAGATAATAAGGCACTTCACAAAAAAGGTAAAGGGCGATGGGCAAGAGCAAAATGGCCAATCCTATCTCCAACTGATTCCTTTTTCGAATACTCTTATCCAACTGATTTGCTTTTCTTTTCAATTCATTAGCCAAATCATCATAGTTGAGGTTCAACTGAATATTTCGACTTGATCCCTTCCAAATGTTTATTAAATTTTGATCATTCATAATGTTCTAATTTAGGTGTAAGACAAGCATGCAAAATTTCACGAATTCGCTTCATTTTAACCGCCACATAGTTCTCACTAATCCCAATAGTTTCACTGATTTCTCTGTATGATAATTCTTCTAAAAAGAGCACAATTACTGCTTGATCAGCTTTATTTAGTTGATTGATGCAAGCCTGCAAGGCTTCATATCTGCTATTTTCATCTTGAAAATTTGAGTCAGCAAATTCCTCAACTTTTATAGCGTCAAGGCTAGTAATTTTATCGCTTGACTTTTTATGTTTCAAGATAGATTTATAGCAAACATTGAGTGCGATCCTGTAAATCCAAGTACTAACTTTGGATGTCCCTTTAAAAGATGGAAATGATTTCCATACTTGAAAAACTACCTCCTGAAACAAGTCTTCTGATTCAAAGGAATCGCTAGCATACAGTTTGCAAACTCTGTAAATGCTATGCTTATTTTTTTCAATGATGTCTGCATATTTCTCTTCAGTCATTAATCTATCTTTATCAAAAGTCCTCTTTTTGGGTTTCTACATAGTTGGTTCTTGATGGTCTGAAAATATGACAAAAAATATTAATAATTTTTGAAAAAAATTATTAAGAGGGTTTTGTGAGCGGTAGATAGGGCTGTTTTCTGTAGCAGAATATTGAAGTGTAATTCTTCCGGGTGGAAAAGACAGTAATACAAAGTAAAATAGAATTACGAAAATTGTTTCAAACGTATTTATTCTAATTACTCAATAGTTAATTTCACTTTAATAGCCGTTTTGTTTTATAAAAAATAATCTGCTCCGCTATTTCATGACGAGTAGTATCCCCTTCAGGATAATACATATCATAGTATAAATCTAAACGATGCTTTCCCGTATTGAGCTTGGAGACATCCACGATGGTTAGCAAGCCATCCTGACCAGTTAAGGAGTTGCGTTGGTAAATAAAATCATCTTGCAAAAGCTTTCCATCTAAAGCCACTCCATAAAAATTTTCAAGACAGGCCATTCGTAAAGAGTCGTAAGAAACGCCTTCTTTTTCCTTGGCATTATCGTAATCACAAGCGACCATAATACGTTCTTGCTCGAATTCAGGAGTATGGACAATAAACAATTCTAAATATTCCTCATCAATAACGTAGTCGCTAATATGCATTCTTTTCGAATAAAACCCGTCTGTAACTTTTGAGCGATATTTTGACTCATCTAACCGATATTCATTTGCTCCGTATGGTGCCAATGCAATAGTACGTCCAAATATAAAACCATCAGATCTTAAAAAAAGAACAGATACTACCGTAAATAAACCAAACAGAAATAAAATAAGGCTGACTTTCCATTTTTTATGATTAGAAATGACACCATAATAGATATTTCGGTACAAAAATGCTAATGTCAACCATCCAGCTAACCTATGTATGGGATAATAGACTTTGTTGATAAAAGGTATTTTTCTTAGACCACCCAAGCTAACAAAATCTGTGAAAACTAGAATGAGAAATATTGTAAGAACATTATTAAAAATTGTGTAGTCGTAGTTTCCTGGAAAAACTGACTGAAATATACTAATTGCACCCGCTATTATGGCTACAAACACAGCAAGGCCAGCCACCCACATAAACACCAAAAAGCTAATCGCAAAAATCACACTACAGATTTTCTCTAACTTTATAATTTGCTGCTGGTAATCACCTGATTTTCGAATTGTCCGCAGATATTTATCAGGATAGTTTAAATCTTCGTATTTAACTCCTGATTTATAGATATAAGATAAACCAACAAAGGCTGCCCAAACGGATCGAAATAAAATGTGAGATAGAAAACCGATGAGAAGAATAATATTGGCAAACTTTAAAATGGCAGTAAGCGCTTCATTTACAGTACCATCGGAGAAAATGGATGCCGAATTCATTTCCAAAAAGTAATTGAACTCTTCAATCAGTGGATAGATTTTAAACAATCCAAAAAGGACAATCCCAGATATTAATATTTCAGGCTCCCAGCTGCCTTCTTGAACTCTTTTTAACCATGCAGGTGTTTCATATGCACCTTTGTCTTTATCGCTATCGTTGCTACTCATTTTTCCTAGGTTCGTTTCTGTTATCCATATCAGCTGTGATCATCCATTTGCCATCTTCTTTTCTTAAAGTCAAAATATATTTACCCATAGCTGGCAAGCTCTCTTGCCCTTTATATCCTCCAATGATATAGCCAGTTGTGCCATCTATTGAATAATCGTATGCTTCTAATACTAATCTTCCGCCTGCACTTTGGTAGGCTTCTTCAATATTGGATCTGCCTTTGGTAATGGGTTTATTGGGCCGTAAAATGTACCCATCTTCAGTAAAAAGGCTAGCTAGTTGAGCTGCATCAGAATTTTGCCAATGTGTCTCATAATCGCGAAGTACTCGGTCTAATTCTTTGGGTAAGTCAATTGCTTTAGGATTTTCTTGTGCAGCTGCATTGCTCAATGCCACTGATAAATGTAATAATCCAATGAGCAATAAGTATTTTAAGTTGGATAGTTTTCTCATATCATTAGATATATAAACTTAAAAATAAATTGAATGATAAGGAATCACAAGCTAGCTAGTGTTTTTTTAGAATGTTTAATAAATCTACAAATCAAACACTTAAATAGTAACCACGCTCAACAACACTCTAGAAGATAATCAGTTGTGACTATAATAAAAGGAAAAACAACTACAATTATGGCAAGATATGCAATCAGTGATATACATGGATGTTATCATACCTTCAAAGAGCTATTAAACACCATTGGGCTGAACAAAAGTGATGAATTAATCCTTCTGGGCGATTACATAAATCGGGGGAATTATAGTAAAGAGGTTGTTGATTTCATTATGCAATTGGAAAGTGAAAAATACAATATTCACTGTTTAAAGGGTAATCATGAGGAGATGATATTTGACTCAATTATTTATGATGACAATCCCAATAGTGAGGATGTTACTCTAAAAAGCTTTGGAATAACTAACTGGAAAGAGATACCCAAAAAGTATATCAATTGGTTTCTTAAACTCAAGCCTTACCACATCTCAAGCAATTATATTCTGGTGCATGCAGGCTTGGATTTCAGCAAAGAATCCTATTTGCAGGAATATAGGAACATGTATTGGATAAGAGATTGGTATAAAGACATTGATTATAATCGCCTCGGGAATAAAAAAATCATACATGGACATCAATCCATCACCAAAAATGACATAATCAAAATGCGAGATGAGCTTGAAGATAGTCA
Protein-coding sequences here:
- a CDS encoding RNA polymerase sigma factor; translated protein: MTEEKYADIIEKNKHSIYRVCKLYASDSFESEDLFQEVVFQVWKSFPSFKGTSKVSTWIYRIALNVCYKSILKHKKSSDKITSLDAIKVEEFADSNFQDENSRYEALQACINQLNKADQAVIVLFLEELSYREISETIGISENYVAVKMKRIREILHACLTPKLEHYE
- a CDS encoding YybH family protein; this encodes MRKLSNLKYLLLIGLLHLSVALSNAAAQENPKAIDLPKELDRVLRDYETHWQNSDAAQLASLFTEDGYILRPNKPITKGRSNIEEAYQSAGGRLVLEAYDYSIDGTTGYIIGGYKGQESLPAMGKYILTLRKEDGKWMITADMDNRNEPRKNE
- a CDS encoding metallophosphoesterase family protein, coding for MARYAISDIHGCYHTFKELLNTIGLNKSDELILLGDYINRGNYSKEVVDFIMQLESEKYNIHCLKGNHEEMIFDSIIYDDNPNSEDVTLKSFGITNWKEIPKKYINWFLKLKPYHISSNYILVHAGLDFSKESYLQEYRNMYWIRDWYKDIDYNRLGNKKIIHGHQSITKNDIIKMRDELEDSQVLGIDNGCYKTDQYGLGKLCCFNLDTKELYFEVNKD